The following proteins come from a genomic window of Paenibacillus wynnii:
- a CDS encoding extracellular solute-binding protein gives MRKKAGKRSVVMLTMVLAISLLAGCGGNNGGNSSSGENAGKASNSPTTEAKTGIDTSKKVQLQLYMLGDAPKDLPAVEAEINKMALEDLNATVKFNYTSWTDWDQKYKLLLSSGQAIDLIFTADWTQYQAFAKKGAFMAIDDLLPTAAPELQKFVPASMWEDVKVDGKIYTVPATYKEYVTNGFVWREDLRKKYNLPEPTDLASYEAYMDGIKKNEPDMIPISLNGDVRNNLHYIYTELNKMVGALPYGIGAKYESPTEVYSYWGSDEQKEELLTMKRWQDKGFISKNVLNVKDTLQDPLTSGKAASIFGDNPTRYNESAMSISTTHPEWELGYSPFARTTGYATPVHPVHNGFAIAKSSKNPERALAFYEKLVLDKRYNQLTEYGFEGKNYTVEGGYYKLVGTSQSNGFSREAMNGWAWRNPEFMLFDKSFDGVKAIFDELDKIQKPDLFLGFAEDYTSYQGEKAALEQVEKQYLYPLQAGLVEDVEKGLETFMQKAKQAGLEKIQAEWTKQWLAYAEQKGIK, from the coding sequence ATGAGAAAGAAAGCAGGTAAGCGGTCGGTTGTTATGTTAACAATGGTACTCGCAATTTCGCTACTGGCAGGATGCGGTGGAAACAACGGTGGCAATTCGTCTAGCGGAGAAAACGCAGGGAAGGCAAGCAACAGCCCAACTACTGAAGCAAAAACAGGTATCGATACCTCTAAAAAAGTTCAACTCCAACTCTATATGCTAGGGGATGCTCCTAAGGATCTGCCGGCAGTCGAAGCGGAGATTAACAAAATGGCCCTTGAAGACTTAAATGCTACTGTAAAATTCAACTATACAAGCTGGACGGACTGGGATCAAAAGTATAAGCTGCTGCTTTCCTCAGGGCAGGCTATTGACCTGATTTTCACAGCGGACTGGACACAATATCAAGCCTTTGCTAAAAAAGGTGCTTTCATGGCTATAGATGATCTGCTGCCGACAGCGGCGCCTGAGCTGCAAAAATTCGTGCCTGCTTCCATGTGGGAGGACGTAAAGGTTGACGGTAAAATCTATACCGTACCGGCGACGTATAAAGAGTATGTTACGAATGGTTTTGTATGGCGGGAGGATTTGCGAAAAAAATATAATTTGCCGGAGCCGACTGATTTAGCTAGTTATGAGGCTTACATGGATGGAATTAAGAAAAATGAACCTGACATGATACCTATTTCTTTAAACGGTGATGTTCGTAATAATCTTCATTATATTTACACTGAATTGAATAAAATGGTGGGCGCATTACCGTACGGTATTGGTGCGAAGTACGAATCACCTACTGAGGTGTATTCATACTGGGGCTCCGATGAGCAAAAAGAAGAGCTGCTGACCATGAAGCGCTGGCAGGACAAAGGCTTTATCTCAAAAAACGTGCTTAACGTCAAAGATACACTGCAGGACCCTTTAACATCCGGGAAAGCAGCCTCCATATTTGGAGACAATCCTACCCGTTATAATGAATCGGCTATGTCAATTAGCACTACGCATCCCGAATGGGAACTTGGATATTCTCCGTTCGCAAGAACTACCGGTTATGCAACACCAGTACACCCGGTACACAACGGCTTTGCTATTGCAAAGAGCAGTAAAAACCCTGAAAGAGCACTCGCTTTCTATGAAAAGCTTGTATTGGATAAACGTTATAACCAGCTGACCGAATATGGTTTTGAAGGTAAAAACTACACCGTTGAAGGCGGCTACTATAAGCTGGTCGGAACCAGTCAGTCGAATGGTTTCAGCCGCGAAGCCATGAATGGCTGGGCTTGGAGAAATCCGGAATTTATGCTCTTTGACAAGAGCTTTGACGGAGTTAAAGCCATCTTCGATGAATTAGACAAAATCCAAAAGCCTGACCTGTTCTTAGGTTTTGCTGAAGACTACACTTCGTACCAAGGTGAGAAAGCTGCTCTGGAGCAGGTGGAGAAACAATACCTGTATCCGTTGCAAGCCGGACTGGTAGAGGATGTAGAAAAGGGATTAGAAACATTCATGCAGAAGGCTAAACAAGCCGGACTGGAGAAGATTCAGGCAGAATGGACGAAACAATGGCTGGCGTATGCAGAGCAAAAAGGAATTAAATAA
- a CDS encoding helix-turn-helix domain-containing protein, with protein MKMSEVRTNRALYSKLLISITLCISLTLIGSTLIYYTYYIKVEKTEAFRSDLRNLTQTSSEVVNMTGVAQSLSFQIYRNSTISKIVFYDKPDIYDVTSAMSELGNYLNSMPYIESIYVYNPDNERVYIASSHGQNGVFNEKELEDQGILYILDHYQDNKPFMPIPRIYPSNEKRRDKVSSYTFLCFDSIGWDRSLNSAVIVNISAPWINKEITKDIDSKSTTFILEDQGKFLSADSLAELDLSTDEHKWIQEQIKGSSAGYFIAPFKGEKSLVSFTSPDDLNWQYVRITPYDEITKHTDDIRNATLLMAFVIIIAGLVLSQVVSRRLYIPIDRIVNEMNVLETEKRNSMFTIKQNMLRDFVLGLKPLHTIQQVEKLRQLGIHFTFNEDYRLVLLRIDNYAEYRETRSSYLLAYKFAIMNIASEICGQTYRVETVDMNDDGILILLNIIDPIEDTATELIETLLRQIQQACFDYLKIGLTSTYSPIDQNPMQLNQLYKQLREASNHRLFLGHGSIINANSISVLKSNVYHYPTEKEKKFTEALMSCKTEEARQYFSDIIRGTEHFPFHAVQLAVSRLSLTVKDIISNIQKRNQLHSQAEPELPSIEAIETISELEEAYFTLFSEIQEKLADKKNSKQHELIRQIDQKITDSYMDSNLSLNQIADALNMSPIYISRLYKQQTMSSIVDVILEVRMREVCSLLENTDLSVTAVAEQCGFTSSSYLHRMFKRSFGITPTDYRRTKKS; from the coding sequence ATGAAAATGTCTGAAGTCCGCACGAATAGAGCGTTGTACAGTAAACTGTTAATAAGTATTACCCTGTGCATATCTTTGACTCTTATAGGCTCCACCTTAATTTATTATACTTACTACATTAAAGTAGAAAAAACAGAAGCCTTTCGTTCGGACCTCAGGAATCTAACCCAAACGAGCAGTGAAGTCGTAAATATGACAGGAGTAGCCCAATCACTTTCCTTTCAGATCTACCGCAACAGTACGATATCCAAAATAGTATTTTATGATAAGCCGGACATTTATGATGTCACTTCCGCCATGTCGGAGCTCGGTAATTATTTGAACTCCATGCCCTATATTGAATCCATATATGTTTATAATCCGGATAACGAGAGAGTATACATCGCATCCTCCCATGGGCAGAACGGCGTTTTTAATGAGAAGGAACTTGAGGATCAGGGCATTCTCTATATTCTCGATCATTATCAAGATAATAAACCGTTTATGCCGATTCCCCGTATCTATCCAAGTAATGAAAAAAGAAGAGATAAAGTAAGCAGTTATACCTTCTTATGCTTTGATTCCATCGGCTGGGACAGATCTCTTAATTCTGCCGTGATCGTCAACATTTCCGCTCCCTGGATTAATAAGGAAATTACTAAGGACATTGATTCGAAAAGCACGACATTTATTCTTGAGGATCAAGGGAAATTCCTCTCCGCTGACAGCTTGGCTGAACTGGATTTATCTACAGATGAACATAAATGGATACAAGAGCAAATCAAGGGGAGCTCTGCGGGCTACTTTATTGCCCCGTTTAAAGGTGAAAAGTCATTGGTATCCTTCACCTCTCCTGACGATTTGAATTGGCAATATGTCCGAATCACTCCTTATGATGAGATCACCAAACATACAGATGATATCCGTAATGCAACTCTGCTTATGGCATTTGTCATTATAATAGCCGGTCTTGTACTATCACAGGTGGTATCCCGAAGGCTTTATATTCCGATTGACCGAATCGTCAACGAAATGAATGTACTTGAAACCGAGAAGCGCAACAGCATGTTTACGATCAAACAAAATATGTTGCGGGATTTCGTTCTAGGCTTAAAACCTTTACACACCATTCAACAAGTAGAGAAGCTGAGGCAATTGGGTATTCATTTCACATTTAATGAGGATTACCGGCTTGTGCTGCTCAGGATCGATAATTATGCCGAATATAGAGAGACAAGAAGTTCCTATCTGCTCGCCTATAAATTTGCCATCATGAATATTGCATCCGAAATATGCGGGCAAACCTACCGTGTAGAAACTGTAGATATGAATGACGACGGGATATTGATTCTGTTGAATATTATAGACCCGATTGAAGATACGGCTACAGAGTTAATTGAGACCCTGCTCCGGCAAATACAGCAAGCTTGTTTCGACTATCTCAAAATCGGCTTGACCTCAACCTACAGCCCTATTGATCAGAATCCCATGCAGTTGAACCAGCTTTATAAGCAATTACGTGAAGCTTCCAATCATCGGTTATTTCTCGGACATGGCAGCATTATAAATGCAAATTCCATAAGCGTTCTGAAGTCCAATGTCTACCACTACCCTACAGAAAAAGAAAAGAAGTTTACGGAAGCACTAATGAGCTGTAAAACAGAAGAAGCCCGCCAATATTTTTCAGACATTATCCGTGGAACAGAGCATTTTCCTTTTCATGCTGTACAGTTAGCCGTTTCTAGACTCAGCCTAACGGTGAAAGATATCATCAGCAACATTCAGAAGCGTAACCAGTTACACAGCCAGGCTGAACCGGAACTCCCATCTATTGAGGCCATTGAAACCATTTCAGAGCTTGAAGAAGCGTACTTCACATTATTCAGCGAAATCCAAGAGAAGCTGGCGGATAAAAAGAATTCTAAGCAGCATGAGTTAATACGACAAATTGATCAAAAGATAACGGATTCTTATATGGATTCTAATCTAAGTTTGAACCAGATCGCTGATGCGCTAAATATGTCTCCGATTTATATCAGCCGATTATATAAGCAGCAAACGATGTCGAGTATCGTGGATGTTATCTTGGAAGTACGTATGCGTGAAGTGTGCTCCTTATTGGAGAATACAGATTTATCAGTCACTGCAGTAGCAGAACAATGCGGCTTCACCAGCAGCTCCTACCTGCACCGGATGTTTAAACGAAGCTTCGGCATTACACCAACAGACTATCGTCGCACAAAAAAGAGCTGA